A window from Actinomycetospora corticicola encodes these proteins:
- the argC gene encoding N-acetyl-gamma-glutamyl-phosphate reductase, translating to MRMRIAVAGASGYVGGELLRLALGHPEVEVGALTAGDSAGSLLGAHQPHLTPLADRPIVATTVDALAGHDVVFLALPHGRSAELAARLPDDVLVVDCGADHRLRDAAAWARWYGGDHAGHWPYGLPELPGARDELRGSRRVAVPGCYPTTATLAALPAVAGGIVAPEISVVAFSGTSGAGRAAKAHLLGSEVMGSAAAYGVGGAHRHTPEIVQNLSGLGAGAVRVSFTPVLAPMPRGILAVVSAPLADPAIDAAEARRVYAKAYETEPFVHLLPEGVQPATKSVLGSNAVQIQVEVDADAGRLVATAVIDNLTKGTAGGAFQSVNVAVGLEETLGLPVAGLAP from the coding sequence ATACGTATGCGGATCGCGGTGGCCGGAGCCAGCGGCTACGTCGGAGGTGAGCTCCTGCGGCTCGCGCTGGGCCATCCCGAGGTGGAGGTCGGCGCGCTGACCGCGGGGGACTCCGCGGGCAGTCTGCTCGGGGCCCACCAGCCCCACCTCACCCCCCTGGCCGATCGCCCGATCGTCGCCACCACGGTCGACGCCCTCGCGGGGCACGACGTGGTGTTCCTGGCCCTGCCGCACGGTCGGTCGGCCGAGCTCGCCGCCCGGCTCCCGGACGACGTCCTGGTGGTCGACTGCGGGGCCGACCACCGGTTGCGCGACGCGGCCGCCTGGGCCCGCTGGTACGGCGGGGACCACGCCGGTCACTGGCCCTACGGGCTGCCCGAGCTCCCCGGCGCCCGCGACGAGCTGCGGGGCAGCCGCCGGGTCGCCGTGCCGGGCTGCTATCCCACCACGGCCACGCTCGCCGCCCTGCCCGCCGTGGCCGGTGGGATCGTGGCCCCCGAGATCAGCGTCGTCGCGTTCTCCGGCACCTCCGGGGCGGGCCGTGCGGCGAAGGCGCACCTGCTCGGGTCGGAGGTGATGGGCTCGGCCGCGGCCTACGGCGTCGGCGGCGCCCATCGGCACACGCCCGAGATCGTCCAGAACCTGTCGGGGCTGGGGGCGGGGGCGGTCCGGGTCTCCTTCACCCCCGTGCTCGCCCCGATGCCGCGCGGCATCCTCGCCGTGGTCAGCGCCCCGCTCGCCGACCCCGCGATCGACGCGGCGGAGGCCCGGCGGGTGTACGCCAAGGCCTACGAGACCGAGCCGTTCGTCCACCTGCTCCCCGAGGGCGTCCAGCCCGCCACGAAGAGCGTCCTGGGGTCGAACGCGGTGCAGATCCAGGTCGAGGTCGACGCCGATGCGGGCCGCCTCGTCGCCACCGCGGTGATCGACAACCTCACGAAGGGCACCGCGGGCGGGGCGTTCCAGTCCGTGAACGTCGCCGTGGGCCTCGAGGAGACCCTGGGTCTGCCCGTCGCGGGGCTGGCCCCGTGA
- the argB gene encoding acetylglutamate kinase, with translation MTTTAPRDAHQDAQAKAAVLAEALPWLREFQDAVVVVKYGGNAMVDDELRRAFAEDMVFLRLAGIRPVVVHGGGPQITAMLDRLGMSGEFRGGLRVTTPETMDVVRMVLVGQVGRELVGLINAHGPLAVGMSGEDARLFTAARRTASVDGEQVDVGLVGDVVDVNPAAVLDLVAGGRIPVISTVAPDVDGVVHNVNADTAAGALAVALGARKLVVLTDVEGLYTDWPDRSSLRTEIDATELATLLPGLSSGMIPKMEACLRAVEGGVPRAHVIDGRVAHSVLLEVFTSTGVGTMVVPAPAPPGGGPPA, from the coding sequence ATGACCACCACCGCCCCCCGGGACGCCCACCAGGACGCCCAGGCCAAGGCCGCCGTCCTCGCCGAGGCCCTGCCGTGGCTCCGTGAGTTCCAGGACGCCGTCGTCGTCGTCAAGTACGGCGGCAACGCGATGGTCGACGACGAGCTGCGCCGGGCCTTCGCCGAGGACATGGTCTTCCTGCGCCTCGCCGGCATCCGCCCGGTGGTCGTGCACGGCGGTGGCCCCCAGATCACCGCGATGCTCGACCGTCTCGGGATGAGTGGCGAGTTCCGCGGCGGGCTGCGCGTCACCACACCGGAGACCATGGACGTGGTCCGGATGGTCCTCGTCGGTCAGGTCGGACGTGAGCTCGTGGGCCTGATCAACGCCCACGGGCCGCTCGCGGTCGGCATGTCCGGGGAGGACGCGCGGCTCTTCACCGCCGCCCGCCGCACCGCCTCGGTCGACGGCGAGCAGGTCGACGTCGGACTCGTCGGGGACGTGGTCGACGTGAACCCGGCCGCGGTGCTCGACCTCGTGGCGGGCGGGCGCATCCCGGTCATCTCCACCGTGGCACCCGACGTCGACGGCGTGGTGCACAACGTCAACGCCGACACCGCCGCCGGAGCGCTGGCGGTCGCGCTCGGGGCCCGCAAGCTCGTCGTCCTCACCGACGTCGAGGGCCTCTACACCGACTGGCCCGACCGCTCCAGCCTGCGCACCGAGATCGACGCGACCGAGCTCGCCACGCTGTTGCCCGGCCTGTCGAGCGGCATGATCCCGAAGATGGAGGCCTGCCTGCGGGCGGTCGAGGGCGGCGTCCCGCGCGCCCACGTCATCGACGGGCGGGTGGCGCACTCGGTGCTGCTCGAGGTCTTCACCAGCACGGGCGTCGGGACGATGGTCGTCCCCGCTCCCGCACCCCCAGGAGGAGGTCCCCCCGCATGA
- a CDS encoding arginine repressor has product MTPPDDALDTDRGVPPDPRVARERLERLRPGTSRAARQARIVELISTAEVHSQTELAALLGREGVEVTQATLSRDLDELGAVKLRGVEGGVGRYVVPDDGSPVRGVTGGTDRLSRLLAELLVSADHSGNLAVLRTPPGGAHYLASALDRAALSEVVGTIAGDDTVVVVAREPLDGAGLAEVLVGLATRPPPRAARTQQDEGEGLR; this is encoded by the coding sequence ATGACGCCACCGGACGACGCCCTCGACACCGACCGCGGTGTACCGCCCGACCCCCGGGTGGCCCGCGAGCGGCTCGAGCGGCTGCGTCCGGGGACGAGTCGCGCCGCACGCCAGGCGCGCATCGTCGAACTCATCAGCACCGCCGAGGTGCACAGCCAGACCGAACTCGCCGCCCTGCTCGGCCGTGAGGGCGTCGAGGTCACGCAGGCGACGCTGTCCCGCGACCTCGACGAGCTCGGCGCGGTCAAGCTGCGCGGGGTCGAGGGCGGGGTCGGGCGCTACGTGGTCCCCGACGACGGGAGCCCGGTGCGGGGCGTCACCGGGGGGACCGACAGACTGTCGCGGCTGCTCGCGGAGCTGCTGGTCTCGGCCGACCACTCCGGCAACCTCGCGGTGCTGCGCACGCCCCCCGGCGGCGCGCACTACCTCGCGAGCGCGTTGGACCGGGCGGCACTGTCCGAGGTGGTCGGCACGATCGCCGGGGACGACACCGTCGTGGTGGTCGCCCGGGAACCGCTCGACGGGGCCGGCCTGGCCGAGGTGCTGGTCGGCCTGGCCACGAGACCGCCGCCGCGGGCGGCGCGCACGCAACAGGACGAGGGAGAGGGACTGCGGTGA
- a CDS encoding acetylornithine transaminase, with translation MTTAAPTGEDLRRRWSDTMMGNYGTPPISLVRGEGARVWDADGREYLDLLGGIAVNLLGHAHPAVVEAVSRQVATLGHTSNLVINPLTVELAERLLALLGVPDGRVLMCNSGAEANEAAFKIARRTGRSKIVSAEGGFHGRTMGALALTGQPAKREPFEPMPPGVEFVPYGDTEALRAAVDSDTAAVVLEPVQGEAGVIIPPEGYLQAAREITTAAGALLVIDEVQTGIGRTGVWFAHQRAGIVPDVVTLAKGLGGGLPLGSCIGIGAAADLLGAGQHGTTFGGNPVCCAAALAVLDTIVADGLLDRADALGKDLGVRIEGLDHPLVDHVDVAGLLVGVALTAPASPQVTAAALESGFLINGAVPGRVRLAPPAVVTDRQVDGFLAALPDVLSQGAAAAEGTS, from the coding sequence ATGACCACTGCAGCACCGACCGGTGAGGACCTCCGTCGTCGCTGGTCCGACACCATGATGGGCAACTACGGCACGCCGCCGATCAGCCTGGTCCGCGGCGAGGGCGCGCGCGTGTGGGACGCCGACGGCCGCGAGTACCTCGACCTGCTCGGCGGCATCGCCGTGAACCTCCTCGGGCACGCCCACCCGGCCGTCGTCGAGGCGGTGTCCCGGCAGGTGGCCACGCTCGGGCACACCTCCAACCTGGTCATCAACCCGCTCACCGTCGAGCTCGCCGAGCGCCTGCTGGCGCTGCTCGGCGTCCCCGACGGCCGGGTGCTGATGTGCAACTCGGGCGCCGAGGCGAACGAGGCGGCGTTCAAGATCGCCCGGCGCACGGGCCGGTCGAAGATCGTGTCGGCCGAGGGCGGCTTCCACGGCCGCACCATGGGCGCGCTCGCCCTCACCGGGCAGCCCGCGAAGCGCGAGCCGTTCGAGCCGATGCCGCCCGGCGTGGAGTTCGTGCCCTACGGCGACACCGAGGCGCTGCGGGCCGCGGTCGACTCCGACACGGCCGCGGTCGTGCTCGAACCCGTCCAGGGCGAGGCCGGCGTGATCATCCCGCCGGAGGGCTACCTGCAGGCCGCCCGCGAGATCACCACGGCGGCCGGTGCGCTCCTGGTGATCGACGAGGTGCAGACCGGGATCGGCCGCACCGGGGTGTGGTTCGCCCACCAGCGGGCCGGGATCGTGCCGGACGTCGTCACCCTGGCCAAGGGACTCGGCGGAGGACTGCCGCTCGGGTCCTGCATCGGCATCGGTGCGGCCGCCGACCTGCTCGGGGCGGGCCAGCACGGCACCACCTTCGGCGGCAACCCGGTGTGCTGCGCAGCGGCGCTCGCCGTGCTCGACACGATCGTCGCCGACGGGCTGCTCGACCGCGCGGACGCCCTCGGGAAGGACCTCGGCGTCCGCATCGAGGGTCTGGACCACCCGCTGGTCGACCACGTCGACGTCGCGGGGCTGCTGGTCGGCGTCGCGCTGACCGCACCCGCCTCGCCGCAGGTCACGGCGGCGGCGCTGGAGTCCGGGTTCCTGATCAACGGTGCGGTGCCCGGCCGGGTCCGTCTCGCTCCGCCCGCCGTCGTCACCGACCGGCAGGTGGACGGCTTCCTCGCGGCCCTGCCGGACGTGCTCTCGCAGGGTGCCGCGGCGGCCGAGGGCACCTCGTGA
- a CDS encoding DNA-3-methyladenine glycosylase — translation MTGGLDRADLAVDPLVAARRLLGAELVAEVPEGEVRLRIVEVEAYRGEDDPGSHCYRGRTPRNDVMWGPAGHLYVYFVYGMHFCANVVALVDGRPGAVLLRAGEVLSDPAVAHVRRPTARGRDAELARGPARLCTLLGLVREHNGIDVLDPTSPVRLQQGEPVPDEAVRSGPRVGVAAGQQRPWRLWVAGSPAVTPYKAGRARPDGPDW, via the coding sequence GTGACCGGCGGGCTCGACCGCGCCGACCTCGCCGTCGACCCGCTCGTCGCGGCCCGCCGCCTGCTCGGGGCCGAGCTGGTGGCCGAGGTGCCGGAGGGCGAGGTCCGCCTGCGGATCGTCGAGGTCGAGGCGTACCGCGGGGAGGACGACCCCGGGTCGCACTGCTACCGCGGCCGCACCCCCCGCAACGACGTCATGTGGGGCCCGGCCGGGCACCTGTACGTCTACTTCGTCTACGGCATGCACTTCTGCGCCAACGTCGTCGCCCTCGTCGACGGCCGCCCGGGGGCGGTACTGCTCCGGGCCGGTGAGGTGCTCTCGGACCCGGCCGTCGCCCACGTCCGCCGCCCGACGGCCCGGGGGCGGGACGCCGAGCTCGCCCGCGGCCCGGCCCGGCTGTGCACGTTGCTGGGGCTCGTCCGCGAGCACAACGGCATCGACGTGCTCGACCCGACGTCGCCGGTGCGCCTCCAGCAGGGCGAGCCGGTGCCCGACGAGGCGGTCCGTTCGGGGCCCCGGGTCGGCGTCGCCGCGGGCCAGCAGCGCCCGTGGCGGCTCTGGGTGGCGGGGTCGCCCGCGGTCACGCCGTACAAGGCCGGACGCGCCCGGCCGGACGGTCCCGACTGGTAG
- the argH gene encoding argininosuccinate lyase, whose protein sequence is MTAGSGGDAAQRSSTGGSAALWGGRFSSGPDAVMAALSKSTHFDWVLAPYDIAGSRAHARVLHGAGLLDEDELRGMLDGLERLETDVADGTFVAAEADEDVHTALERGLIERVGPELGGKLRAGRSRNDQIATQLRMWLRDRLRDLTRGVCDVVDALVGQGRAHPDAVMPGRTHLQHAQPVLLAHHLGAHAQALLRDVERCRDLDRRLGLSPYGSGALAGTSLGLDPAAVARDLGFRDAVDNSIDGTASRDLAAEGAFVLAMVAVDLSRIAEEVILWATAEFGYVTLDDAWSTGSSIMPQKKNPDVAELARGKAGRLVGNLAGLMTTLKALPLAYNRDLQEDKEPLFDSAAQLAMVLPAMAGMIRTLTVHTDRLAELAPAGFSLATDIAEWLVRQGVPFRRAHEAAGACVRVAEGRGIGLDELSDAELLECDPALTPDVRTVLTVEGSIASRDAHGGTAPKRVAEQYDRLVGAVIEARGWAARPIDRR, encoded by the coding sequence GTGACGGCGGGATCGGGCGGAGACGCAGCGCAGCGGAGCTCGACCGGCGGTTCGGCGGCCCTGTGGGGCGGACGGTTCTCCTCGGGGCCCGACGCGGTGATGGCGGCCCTGTCGAAGTCGACGCACTTCGACTGGGTGCTCGCGCCCTACGACATCGCGGGCTCCCGGGCGCACGCGCGGGTGCTGCACGGCGCCGGCCTGCTCGACGAGGACGAGCTCCGCGGGATGCTCGACGGTCTCGAGCGTCTCGAGACCGACGTCGCGGACGGCACGTTCGTGGCCGCCGAGGCCGACGAGGACGTGCACACCGCGCTCGAGCGCGGGTTGATCGAACGCGTCGGCCCGGAGCTCGGCGGCAAGCTGCGGGCCGGGCGCTCCCGCAACGACCAGATCGCCACGCAGCTCCGGATGTGGCTGCGGGACCGGCTGCGCGACCTCACCCGTGGGGTGTGCGACGTCGTCGACGCCCTGGTCGGCCAGGGTCGCGCCCACCCGGACGCCGTGATGCCCGGGCGGACGCACCTGCAGCACGCCCAGCCGGTGCTGCTCGCCCACCACCTGGGGGCGCACGCGCAGGCGTTGCTGCGCGACGTCGAGCGCTGCCGCGACCTCGACCGCCGGCTCGGACTCTCCCCGTACGGCTCGGGGGCGCTCGCGGGCACCTCGCTGGGCCTCGACCCCGCCGCCGTCGCCCGCGACCTCGGGTTCCGGGACGCGGTGGACAACTCCATCGACGGCACCGCCTCGCGCGACCTCGCCGCCGAGGGGGCCTTCGTCCTCGCGATGGTGGCGGTCGACCTCTCGCGGATCGCCGAGGAGGTGATCCTCTGGGCCACCGCGGAGTTCGGGTACGTGACGCTCGACGACGCGTGGTCGACCGGCTCGTCGATCATGCCGCAGAAGAAGAACCCCGACGTCGCGGAGCTCGCACGGGGGAAGGCCGGCCGGCTGGTCGGCAACCTGGCGGGCCTGATGACGACGTTGAAGGCGCTCCCGCTCGCCTACAACCGCGACCTGCAGGAGGACAAGGAGCCGCTGTTCGACTCGGCGGCCCAGCTGGCGATGGTCCTGCCGGCGATGGCGGGCATGATCCGCACGTTGACGGTGCACACCGACCGGCTCGCCGAGCTCGCGCCCGCCGGCTTCAGCCTGGCCACGGACATCGCCGAGTGGCTGGTGCGCCAGGGTGTCCCGTTCCGCCGGGCCCACGAGGCCGCGGGTGCGTGTGTCCGGGTGGCCGAGGGCCGGGGCATCGGCCTGGACGAGCTCAGCGACGCCGAGCTCCTCGAGTGCGACCCGGCCCTCACCCCCGACGTCCGGACCGTGCTCACCGTCGAGGGATCGATCGCCTCGCGCGACGCTCACGGCGGGACGGCCCCGAAGCGCGTCGCCGAGCAGTACGACCGGCTGGTCGGCGCGGTGATCGAGGCGCGCGGCTGGGCGGCCCGGCCGATCGACCGGCGGTGA
- the argF gene encoding ornithine carbamoyltransferase: MHAPDGAGPRATGRAPRHLLRDDDLAPAEQAEVLELAAAIKADPYGHRPLAGPRAVAVIFDKPSTRTRVSFQVGIAALGGTPIMIDGRDAQFGRGETIADTARVLSRYVDAIVWRTGADDRIQEMAAHADVPVVNALTDGFHPCQVLADLQTVVERHGRTAGLTLTYLGDGANNMAQSLLLGGVTAGMHVRVAAPDGFLPDPAVVADAQTRAAATGGSAALVAVEGRAAALEAAAGADVLVTDTWTSMGQEDDGLDRVAPFRPCRIDAELLERAASGATVLHCLPAHRGDEITAEVLDGPAAAVWDEAENRLHAQKALLTWLLGR; the protein is encoded by the coding sequence CTGCACGCCCCGGACGGCGCGGGTCCCCGGGCCACCGGTCGGGCGCCGCGGCACCTCCTGCGCGACGACGACCTCGCACCGGCCGAGCAGGCGGAGGTCCTCGAGCTCGCGGCCGCGATCAAGGCCGATCCGTACGGTCACCGGCCACTGGCCGGTCCCCGGGCGGTGGCCGTCATCTTCGACAAGCCCTCGACCCGCACGCGCGTGTCGTTCCAGGTCGGGATCGCCGCCCTGGGCGGAACGCCGATCATGATCGACGGGCGCGACGCGCAGTTCGGGCGGGGCGAGACGATCGCCGACACCGCCCGGGTGCTGTCCCGCTACGTCGACGCGATCGTCTGGCGCACCGGCGCCGACGACCGCATCCAGGAGATGGCGGCCCACGCCGACGTCCCGGTGGTCAACGCGCTCACCGACGGCTTCCACCCGTGCCAGGTCCTCGCCGACCTGCAGACCGTCGTCGAGCGCCACGGCCGCACCGCGGGACTCACACTCACCTACCTCGGCGACGGCGCCAACAACATGGCGCAGTCGCTGCTGCTCGGCGGCGTGACCGCCGGGATGCACGTGCGGGTCGCGGCCCCCGACGGGTTCCTCCCCGACCCCGCGGTGGTCGCGGACGCGCAGACCCGGGCCGCCGCGACCGGCGGGTCGGCCGCGCTCGTGGCCGTGGAGGGCCGGGCGGCGGCGCTCGAGGCGGCTGCGGGCGCGGACGTGCTGGTCACCGACACCTGGACCTCGATGGGGCAGGAGGACGACGGCCTGGACCGGGTCGCGCCGTTCCGCCCCTGCCGGATCGACGCGGAGCTACTCGAGCGGGCGGCCTCGGGTGCGACCGTCCTGCACTGCCTGCCGGCGCACCGCGGGGACGAGATCACCGCGGAGGTCCTCGACGGGCCGGCCGCGGCCGTGTGGGACGAGGCCGAGAACCGCCTGCACGCGCAGAAGGCGTTGCTGACCTGGCTGCTCGGTCGATGA
- the argJ gene encoding bifunctional glutamate N-acetyltransferase/amino-acid acetyltransferase ArgJ translates to MSVTAAAGFRAAGVRAGLRAHGDRPDLALVVNDGPAHTAAGVFTRNQVKAAPVLWSQQVLREHALRAVVLNSGGANACTGPDGFADTHHTAEKVAEVLACGAIEVAVCSTGLIGERLPLPSLLAGVDEAAGALAADPDAGTSAATAVLTTDTVDKQATRSRDGWTVGGFAKGAGMMAPSLATMLVVVTTDADLDAEVADRALRAATATTFDRLDIDGSTSTNDTVLLLASGASGVTPDEATFADELREVCAELARGLQADAEGVTKRIAVTVSGAASDADALVGARAVARDSLVKTALFGSDPNWGRIAAAIGASDARVEPETLSVTVNGVLLCAAAAAVGDRSKADLSGRDVTVEVDLGLGEGTATVLTTDLSHAYVEENSAYST, encoded by the coding sequence GTGAGCGTCACCGCCGCCGCCGGCTTCCGTGCCGCCGGAGTCCGCGCGGGCCTCCGCGCGCACGGCGACCGACCGGATCTCGCCCTCGTGGTGAACGACGGTCCCGCCCACACCGCCGCCGGCGTCTTCACCCGCAACCAGGTGAAGGCCGCGCCCGTCCTCTGGTCCCAGCAGGTGCTGCGGGAGCACGCGCTGCGGGCGGTCGTGCTGAACTCCGGCGGCGCCAACGCGTGCACCGGCCCCGACGGGTTCGCCGACACCCACCACACCGCGGAGAAGGTCGCCGAGGTCCTCGCGTGCGGGGCGATCGAGGTCGCCGTGTGCTCCACCGGGTTGATCGGCGAGCGCCTGCCCCTGCCGTCGCTGCTCGCCGGGGTCGACGAGGCGGCCGGGGCGCTGGCGGCCGACCCCGACGCGGGGACGAGCGCGGCCACGGCGGTCCTCACCACCGACACCGTCGACAAGCAGGCGACGCGCTCCCGCGACGGCTGGACCGTCGGGGGCTTCGCCAAGGGCGCCGGGATGATGGCGCCCAGCCTCGCCACGATGCTGGTCGTCGTCACCACCGACGCCGACCTCGACGCCGAGGTCGCCGACCGGGCGCTCCGGGCCGCCACGGCCACCACGTTCGACCGGCTGGACATCGACGGCTCGACCAGCACGAACGACACGGTGCTGCTGCTCGCCTCCGGCGCCTCCGGGGTCACGCCCGACGAGGCGACGTTCGCGGACGAGCTGCGGGAGGTCTGCGCCGAGCTCGCGCGCGGGCTGCAGGCCGACGCCGAGGGCGTCACCAAGCGCATCGCCGTCACCGTCTCGGGTGCGGCCTCCGACGCCGACGCGCTCGTCGGCGCGCGCGCCGTGGCCCGCGACAGCCTCGTGAAGACGGCGCTGTTCGGGTCCGACCCGAACTGGGGCCGGATCGCGGCCGCGATCGGGGCGAGCGATGCCCGCGTGGAGCCGGAGACGCTGTCGGTCACCGTCAACGGCGTGCTGCTGTGCGCCGCCGCGGCCGCGGTGGGCGACCGGTCGAAGGCCGACCTGTCCGGGCGCGACGTCACCGTCGAGGTCGACCTCGGGCTCGGGGAGGGCACCGCGACCGTGCTGACCACCGACCTCTCCCACGCCTACGTCGAAGAGAACAGCGCCTACTCCACATGA
- the tyrS gene encoding tyrosine--tRNA ligase, with translation MTAPHILDDLAWRGLIAQSTDLDALRRDLDTGTVTLYSGIDPTAPSAHIGHLLQWLTLARFQRAGHRPIALVGGATGLIGDPKPTSERTLNDRDVVAGWVDKIGAQLTPFLDFDGPNAALLVNNLDWTEGMSALDFLRDLGKHFRVGRMLAKEAVSRRMESDEGISYAEFSYQILQSYDFLELYRRYGCTMQTGGSDQWGNLTAGIDLIHRVEGRSAHALGTPLITKADGSKFGKTESGTVWLDPTLTSPYAFYQFWINAEDAKVGEYLRAFTWLSHEEIEELERLTVEKPQARAAQRALAEAVTALVHGADEVGRVQAASQALFGRGELRELDAATLAAALAEVPSTTVPRGDDPTIVDLLVGTGLAAGRGAARRTVAEGGAYVNNVKVEAEDWTPAESDLLHGRWLVVRRGKRTTAGVELVSGG, from the coding sequence GTGACCGCACCACACATCCTCGACGACCTCGCCTGGCGGGGCCTGATCGCCCAGAGCACCGACCTCGACGCGCTGCGCCGCGACCTCGACACCGGGACGGTCACGCTCTACTCCGGGATCGACCCCACCGCGCCGAGCGCCCACATCGGGCACCTGCTGCAGTGGCTGACCCTCGCCCGCTTCCAGCGGGCCGGCCACCGGCCCATCGCTCTCGTCGGCGGGGCGACCGGGCTCATCGGCGACCCGAAGCCGACCTCCGAGCGCACCTTGAACGACCGGGACGTCGTCGCGGGATGGGTGGACAAGATCGGCGCGCAGCTGACGCCCTTCCTCGACTTCGACGGTCCGAACGCCGCGCTCCTGGTGAACAACCTGGACTGGACCGAGGGCATGTCGGCCCTGGACTTCCTCCGCGACCTCGGCAAGCACTTCCGGGTGGGCCGGATGCTGGCCAAGGAGGCGGTCAGTCGGCGCATGGAGTCCGACGAGGGCATCAGCTACGCCGAGTTCTCGTACCAGATCCTGCAGTCCTACGACTTCCTCGAGCTGTACCGCCGGTACGGCTGCACGATGCAGACCGGTGGCAGCGACCAGTGGGGCAACCTGACCGCGGGCATCGACCTGATCCACCGGGTGGAGGGTCGATCGGCCCACGCCCTCGGGACCCCGCTGATCACCAAGGCCGACGGGTCGAAGTTCGGCAAGACCGAGTCGGGCACGGTGTGGCTGGACCCGACCCTCACGAGCCCGTACGCCTTCTACCAGTTCTGGATCAACGCCGAGGACGCGAAGGTGGGGGAGTACCTCCGGGCGTTCACCTGGCTGTCCCACGAGGAGATCGAGGAGCTGGAGCGCCTGACGGTGGAGAAGCCGCAGGCGCGGGCCGCCCAGCGCGCGCTCGCGGAGGCGGTGACCGCACTCGTCCACGGCGCGGACGAGGTCGGTCGGGTGCAGGCGGCCAGCCAGGCCCTCTTCGGACGCGGGGAGTTGCGCGAGCTCGACGCGGCCACGCTGGCGGCGGCCCTGGCCGAGGTGCCGTCGACCACCGTGCCCCGGGGCGACGACCCGACCATCGTCGACCTGCTCGTGGGCACCGGTCTCGCCGCGGGGCGCGGAGCCGCCCGGCGGACCGTCGCCGAGGGCGGGGCCTACGTCAACAACGTGAAGGTCGAGGCCGAGGACTGGACGCCGGCCGAGTCGGATTTGCTGCACGGCCGGTGGCTCGTGGTGCGCCGTGGCAAGCGCACGACGGCGGGCGTCGAGCTCGTGTCGGGGGGATGA